A stretch of DNA from Pseudonocardia hierapolitana:
CGCTCGCCGACGCCATGTGCGTGCCCATCGCGGTCGCCGCCGCATCGGGGTCCCGCCGCTCGATCGCCTCGAACACCCCCACGTGCTCGGCCAGGGTGGCCGCCGTGTCGCCGTCGGCGCCGACGGCGCGCAGGATCCACACCCGCAGCAGCGCGCGCACGCTGTGCAGGATGTCGCGGAGCACGGTGTTGCCGGCGATCCGGGCGACCTCCAGGTGGAACTCGACGTCCGCCTCGGTGAACGCGGCCACGGAGTCCGCGGTCTCCCGCATCCGGTCCAGGCGGGCGCGCAGCCGCGCCACGTCGTCGTCCGTGGCGCGCTCCGCCGCCAGCCGGGCGGTGACCGCCTCCAGGTGCCTGCGGGTCTCGACGAGATCACGCGTGTGCCGCTCGCCCAGCATGAGGCCCCAGTGGATCGCCTGGGGGAGCAGGTCGGAGACCGTCCCGCGCACGTAGGTGCCCGACCCGACGCGCACCTC
This window harbors:
- a CDS encoding FadR/GntR family transcriptional regulator produces the protein MSQVARRLLDEVTAGGHRPGSRLPSERRLAESLGVGRSAIREAIAVLEVLGIVEVRVGSGTYVRGTVSDLLPQAIHWGLMLGERHTRDLVETRRHLEAVTARLAAERATDDDVARLRARLDRMRETADSVAAFTEADVEFHLEVARIAGNTVLRDILHSVRALLRVWILRAVGADGDTAATLAEHVGVFEAIERRDPDAAATAMGTHMASASARLERSLSEARP